The proteins below are encoded in one region of Neisseria bacilliformis:
- a CDS encoding fatty acid desaturase family protein, protein MPDLRTQAVCGASRARGLPAQRKRPSEKKPSNVPPQNPSAQPTVKTMTPAARNVLILAAASCANLLLLTAASHAPWWGVLPTALLFALANNTVFALLHECVHGVFAPNRQGRAGRLNEWCGRLAAAWFPTGLAVQRVFHLTHHRNNRSPSEQFDIIHEGDVLWLKYAQWYAIYTGVYWAVSVCGVLLYALTPRFVRRALIRAFGRRGGVQTGADDYIGALDRLGMSARLEVLGAALWQLAWAWLLGWTWTGWLACYAAFALAWSSLQYTDHAFSPLDTRNGAWNLAAPRWLRLVFLNYHLHLTHHRHPELPWYELPRRAARGPRFLDVWLACLRGPRRPGDFPRFTERDIV, encoded by the coding sequence ATGCCCGACCTACGAACTCAGGCAGTGTGTGGCGCAAGCCGCGCACGCGGTCTGCCTGCCCAACGCAAGAGGCCGTCTGAAAAAAAACCGTCAAACGTGCCGCCGCAAAACCCGTCCGCCCAACCGACCGTCAAAACCATGACCCCCGCCGCCCGCAACGTCCTCATCCTCGCCGCCGCCTCCTGCGCCAACCTGCTGCTGCTCACCGCCGCCTCGCACGCGCCGTGGTGGGGCGTGCTGCCCACCGCGCTCCTGTTCGCGCTGGCCAACAACACCGTGTTCGCCCTGCTGCACGAATGCGTGCACGGCGTGTTCGCGCCAAACCGTCAGGGCAGGGCGGGGCGGCTGAACGAATGGTGCGGGCGTCTGGCGGCGGCGTGGTTTCCCACCGGCCTTGCCGTGCAGCGCGTGTTCCACCTCACCCACCACCGCAACAACCGTTCGCCCTCCGAGCAGTTCGACATCATCCACGAAGGCGACGTCCTCTGGCTCAAATACGCCCAGTGGTACGCCATCTACACCGGCGTGTACTGGGCGGTATCCGTCTGCGGCGTGCTGCTCTACGCCCTCACCCCGCGCTTTGTGCGCCGCGCCCTGATCCGCGCCTTCGGCCGGCGCGGCGGCGTGCAGACCGGTGCGGACGACTACATCGGCGCGCTCGACCGCCTAGGCATGTCCGCCCGCCTCGAAGTGCTCGGCGCGGCACTCTGGCAGCTCGCTTGGGCGTGGCTGCTGGGCTGGACATGGACGGGCTGGCTCGCCTGCTACGCCGCCTTCGCTCTGGCGTGGAGCTCGCTGCAATACACCGATCACGCCTTCTCGCCGCTCGACACCCGCAACGGCGCGTGGAACCTCGCCGCGCCGCGCTGGCTGCGGCTGGTGTTCCTCAACTACCACCTGCACCTCACCCACCACCGCCACCCCGAACTGCCCTGGTACGAACTGCCGCGCCGCGCCGCCCGCGGCCCGCGTTTCCTCGACGTGTGGCTCGCCTGCCTGCGCGGCCCCCGCCGCCCAGGAGACTTTCCCCGCTTCACCGAGCGCGACATCGTGTAA
- a CDS encoding IS1595 family transposase, protein MTRCKLKKSIQKKLLQFFVLEVTASSAADLLGIHPNSAVLFYRKVRVVISHHLSLEADMVFNGSVELDESYFGGHRKGKRGRGAAGKAAVFGILKRGGKVYTVVVENAKRETLLPVITKKIMPDSIVYTDCLGSYDVLDVSGFTHQRINHSKLFADRQNHINGIENFWNQAKRVLRKYNGIDRKSFPLFLKECEFRFNFGTPSEQLKVLRRWCGI, encoded by the coding sequence ATAACCCGTTGTAAACTAAAAAAGAGTATTCAAAAGAAACTGCTCCAGTTTTTTGTACTCGAAGTTACCGCCAGTTCGGCTGCTGATTTATTGGGCATCCACCCCAATTCGGCAGTGCTGTTTTACCGCAAGGTTCGCGTAGTCATCAGCCATCATCTCTCGTTGGAAGCCGATATGGTTTTTAACGGCTCGGTCGAGTTGGACGAGAGTTATTTCGGCGGACACCGCAAAGGCAAACGCGGGCGCGGTGCGGCAGGCAAGGCGGCGGTTTTCGGTATTCTCAAACGCGGCGGCAAGGTCTATACCGTAGTGGTTGAAAACGCCAAAAGAGAAACCTTACTGCCTGTTATAACAAAGAAAATCATGCCGGACAGCATTGTCTATACGGATTGCCTGGGCAGCTATGACGTATTGGATGTGAGTGGCTTTACCCACCAACGCATCAACCACAGCAAGCTGTTTGCCGACAGGCAGAACCACATCAACGGCATTGAAAATTTTTGGAATCAGGCAAAGCGCGTACTGCGCAAATACAACGGAATCGACCGAAAATCTTTCCCGCTGTTCTTGAAAGAATGCGAGTTCCGTTTTAACTTTGGCACACCTTCCGAGCAGCTCAAAGTGCTGCGTCGGTGGTGTGGAATTTAG
- a CDS encoding LysR family transcriptional regulator: MPQNLNDLRVFLRIADTGSFTAAAAQLGVSQSALSYTVRQLEERLKIKLLERTTRSVSTTVAGEALRQQIAPLLAELDAKIENLNQFRDTLGGSLKVTGNEHAFAVALWDKFAEFMRRYPDIALELDSSNRFADIVAERFDAGIRLGQFVEKDMIALRVSPDMQMAVVARADFAAGITAPQTPADLAALPCIALRLPSLANTLAWEFADPQSGKPLKIQPNGQFVCNRNALVKQAVNAGLGLAWLPRDMAAAELARGEWTELLPDWAMRYEGYYLYYPSRRADSAVFRALAEVLGE, encoded by the coding sequence ATGCCGCAAAACCTCAACGATCTGCGCGTGTTCCTGCGCATTGCCGACACGGGCAGTTTCACCGCCGCCGCCGCGCAGCTCGGCGTGTCGCAGTCCGCGCTCAGCTACACCGTGCGCCAACTTGAAGAACGCTTGAAAATCAAACTGTTGGAGCGCACTACGCGCAGCGTGTCCACCACAGTGGCGGGCGAGGCGTTACGCCAACAAATCGCGCCGCTGCTGGCCGAGTTGGACGCGAAAATCGAAAACCTCAACCAATTCCGCGACACCCTCGGCGGTAGCCTGAAAGTCACCGGCAACGAACACGCCTTCGCCGTCGCGCTGTGGGACAAATTCGCCGAATTTATGCGCCGCTACCCCGACATCGCGCTGGAACTGGACAGCAGCAACCGCTTCGCCGACATCGTTGCCGAACGCTTCGACGCGGGCATCCGCCTCGGGCAGTTTGTGGAAAAAGACATGATCGCCCTGCGCGTGTCGCCCGATATGCAGATGGCGGTGGTGGCGCGCGCCGATTTCGCCGCCGGCATCACCGCGCCGCAAACCCCCGCCGACCTCGCCGCGCTGCCCTGCATCGCCCTGCGCCTGCCCTCGCTCGCCAACACGCTGGCGTGGGAATTTGCCGACCCGCAAAGCGGCAAACCGTTGAAAATCCAGCCCAACGGACAATTCGTCTGCAACCGGAACGCGCTGGTCAAACAGGCGGTCAACGCCGGCTTGGGGCTGGCATGGCTGCCGCGCGACATGGCGGCGGCAGAACTGGCACGCGGCGAGTGGACGGAACTCTTGCCCGACTGGGCAATGCGCTACGAGGGCTATTATCTGTACTACCCGAGCCGGCGGGCGGATTCGGCGGTGTTTCGGGCGTTGGCAGAGGTGCTGGGGGAATAA
- a CDS encoding ComF family protein, which translates to MGMFSKWKRLFEPERCALCHARASGGICGGCMADLLKTAVPPERVCPQCGGAGDGRTPCGACQKKPPPFDLLWSSCRYEPPISGIIHEFKHLRRLGLRRPLSCLMAALPPPWLQTERFDGLLAVPLSRERLLHRGFNQCAELARLIAPYYGLDVLPDNTVFRRPSVPQSTLPYDRRRKNARGLFEVRGGVKKRNLLLIDDVATTNATLAELARSLKRAGAARVCCWTLAQAKMQKS; encoded by the coding sequence ATGGGAATGTTCTCCAAATGGAAACGGCTTTTCGAGCCGGAACGCTGCGCATTATGCCATGCGCGGGCATCGGGCGGCATCTGCGGCGGCTGCATGGCCGATTTGCTGAAAACCGCCGTGCCGCCCGAGCGCGTGTGTCCGCAGTGCGGCGGCGCGGGCGACGGCCGCACGCCCTGCGGCGCGTGCCAGAAGAAGCCGCCGCCCTTCGATCTGCTGTGGTCGTCGTGCCGCTACGAGCCGCCGATCAGCGGCATCATCCACGAATTCAAACACCTGCGCCGCCTCGGCCTGCGCCGCCCGCTCTCCTGCCTGATGGCCGCGCTGCCGCCGCCGTGGCTGCAAACGGAACGCTTCGACGGCCTGCTGGCCGTGCCGTTGAGCCGCGAGAGGCTGCTGCATCGCGGCTTCAACCAGTGCGCCGAACTCGCCCGCCTGATTGCGCCGTATTACGGGCTGGACGTGCTGCCCGACAACACGGTTTTCAGACGGCCTTCCGTACCGCAAAGCACGCTGCCGTATGATCGGCGGCGCAAAAACGCCCGTGGCCTGTTTGAGGTGCGCGGCGGCGTTAAAAAACGCAATCTGCTGTTAATCGACGATGTTGCCACCACCAATGCGACATTGGCCGAACTTGCGCGCAGTTTAAAGCGGGCGGGGGCTGCGCGGGTGTGCTGCTGGACGCTCGCGCAGGCGAAAATGCAAAAATCTTGA
- a CDS encoding NAD(P)H-binding protein gives MKNILIIGANGSLAREVVAAAERNPALRLTMFARKNAAQTHRTFDGDVLNVADLTAAMAGQDVVYVNLAGDLGAMGANIVAAMKGLY, from the coding sequence ATGAAAAACATCTTAATCATCGGCGCAAACGGCTCGCTGGCGCGGGAAGTGGTCGCCGCCGCCGAACGCAATCCCGCGCTGCGCCTGACCATGTTCGCCCGCAAAAACGCCGCCCAAACCCACCGCACTTTTGATGGCGACGTGCTGAACGTAGCGGATTTAACGGCGGCGATGGCGGGGCAGGACGTGGTGTACGTCAACTTGGCGGGCGATTTGGGCGCAATGGGCGCGAACATCGTCGCCGCCATGAAGGGGCTGTACTAG
- the trmL gene encoding tRNA (uridine(34)/cytosine(34)/5-carboxymethylaminomethyluridine(34)-2'-O)-methyltransferase TrmL, whose protein sequence is MFTVVLYQPEIPPNTGNIIRLCANTGADLHLVKPLGFPLDSAKMKRAGLDYHEFARVSVHESYAECLAALAGRRIFALTTKGRTRPDQVSFQAGDVFLFGPETRGLPAEILDGLPQERKIRLPMKSGSRSMNLSNTVAVIVFEAWRQNGFSDGL, encoded by the coding sequence ATGTTTACTGTCGTTTTATACCAGCCGGAAATCCCGCCGAACACCGGCAACATCATCCGGCTGTGCGCCAACACCGGCGCGGATCTGCACCTGGTCAAGCCGCTCGGCTTCCCGCTTGATTCGGCCAAAATGAAACGCGCCGGGCTCGATTATCACGAGTTCGCCCGCGTCAGCGTCCACGAAAGCTACGCCGAATGCCTGGCCGCGCTCGCCGGCCGCCGCATCTTCGCGCTCACCACCAAAGGCCGCACCCGCCCCGACCAAGTGTCCTTTCAGGCGGGCGACGTGTTTTTGTTCGGCCCCGAAACGCGCGGCCTGCCCGCCGAAATCCTCGACGGCCTGCCGCAAGAGCGCAAAATCCGCCTGCCGATGAAATCGGGCAGCAGAAGCATGAATTTATCGAACACCGTTGCCGTCATCGTTTTTGAAGCATGGCGGCAGAACGGTTTTTCAGACGGCCTCTGA
- a CDS encoding NAD(P)H-dependent oxidoreductase, protein MALILLAHPDFQQSVANKAVITHLQAARPHYEIRDLAALYPDFRIDAAAEQQALLRHQTIVCQYPMFWYNMPAILKHYFDCVFTHGFAYGSTGDKLKGKNLVASITIGSPAADYRADGVAHFRVLELCKNIEQTAYYAQMNYLDPFYFHGTSPALYTPEQVQSKAESCAAGLVALLDKLDGGDGKAA, encoded by the coding sequence ATGGCACTCATCCTCCTCGCCCATCCCGACTTCCAACAATCCGTTGCCAACAAAGCCGTTATCACCCACCTGCAAGCCGCCCGCCCGCACTACGAAATCCGCGACCTCGCCGCACTCTATCCCGATTTTCGCATTGACGCCGCCGCCGAACAACAAGCCCTGCTGCGCCACCAAACCATCGTGTGCCAATACCCGATGTTCTGGTACAACATGCCCGCCATCTTGAAACACTATTTTGACTGCGTGTTTACCCACGGCTTCGCCTACGGCAGCACGGGCGACAAACTCAAAGGCAAAAACCTCGTTGCCAGCATCACCATCGGCTCGCCCGCAGCCGATTACCGCGCCGACGGCGTCGCCCATTTCCGCGTGTTGGAGTTGTGCAAAAACATAGAGCAAACCGCATATTACGCGCAGATGAACTATCTAGACCCCTTCTATTTCCACGGCACATCGCCCGCGCTGTACACGCCCGAACAGGTGCAAAGCAAAGCCGAAAGTTGCGCGGCAGGGCTGGTTGCGCTGTTGGATAAATTGGACGGCGGTGATGGCAAGGCAGCCTGA
- a CDS encoding IS5 family transposase yields MGTFFQQTAQAMIAKHIDRFPLLKLDQVIDWQPIEQYLNRQRTRYLRDHRGRPAYPLLSMFKAVLLGQWHSLSDPELEHSLITRIDFNLFCRFDELSIPDYSTLCRYRNWLAQDDTLSELLELINRQLAEKNLKVEKASAAVIDATIIQTAGSKQRQAIEVDEEGQVSGQTTPSKDKDARWTKKNGLYKLGYKQHTRTDEEGYIEKLHITPANTHECNHLSPLLEGIAEGTTVYADKGYDSAENRQHLEEHRLLDGIMRKAHRNRPLTEAQTKRNRYLSKTRYVVEQSFGTLHRKFRYARAAYFGLIKVSAQSHLKAMCLNLLKAANRLSVPVAA; encoded by the coding sequence ATGGGCACCTTCTTTCAGCAAACCGCACAAGCCATGATTGCCAAACACATCGATCGCTTCCCACTATTAAAGCTGGATCAAGTGATTGATTGGCAACCGATCGAACAGTACCTGAATCGTCAAAGAACCCGTTACCTCCGAGACCACCGCGGCCGTCCCGCCTATCCCCTGCTGTCCATGTTCAAAGCCGTCCTGCTCGGACAATGGCACAGCCTCTCCGATCCCGAACTCGAACACAGCCTCATCACCCGCATCGACTTCAACCTGTTTTGCCGTTTTGACGAACTGAGCATCCCCGATTACAGCACCTTATGCCGCTACCGCAACTGGCTGGCGCAAGACGACACCCTGTCCGAACTGCTGGAACTGATCAACCGCCAACTGGCCGAGAAAAACCTAAAAGTAGAGAAGGCATCCGCCGCCGTCATTGACGCCACCATTATTCAGACCGCCGGCAGCAAACAGCGTCAGGCCATAGAAGTCGATGAAGAAGGACAAGTCAGCGGCCAAACCACACCGAGTAAAGATAAAGATGCCCGTTGGACAAAGAAAAACGGCCTCTACAAACTCGGTTACAAACAACATACCCGCACCGATGAGGAAGGCTATATCGAGAAACTGCACATTACCCCCGCCAATACCCATGAGTGCAACCATCTGTCGCCTTTGCTGGAAGGGATAGCCGAAGGCACGACCGTCTATGCCGATAAAGGCTACGACAGTGCGGAAAACCGGCAACATCTGGAAGAGCATCGGTTGCTGGACGGCATTATGCGCAAAGCCCACCGCAACCGTCCGCTGACGGAAGCGCAAACCAAACGTAACCGATATTTGTCGAAGACCCGTTATGTGGTCGAACAAAGCTTTGGTACGCTGCACCGTAAATTCCGCTACGCCCGGGCAGCCTATTTTGGGCTGATTAAAGTGAGTGCGCAAAGCCATCTGAAGGCGATGTGTTTAAACCTGTTGAAAGCGGCTAATAGGCTAAGTGTGCCTGTTGCTGCCTAA
- a CDS encoding winged helix-turn-helix transcriptional regulator — protein MKTECRNGAFGLNGKIYPCTLSVAMDLVGGKWKAVILYHLQDGAKRFGELHTRLHNATEAVLSRCLQQLERDGLVSRQVFGSKPPLKSEYALTDFGRSFLPVLAALTEWGNQVIVARGSFVDEGRG, from the coding sequence ATGAAAACAGAATGCCGCAACGGCGCGTTTGGCTTGAACGGAAAAATTTACCCTTGCACGCTCAGCGTGGCGATGGATTTGGTGGGCGGCAAATGGAAGGCGGTCATCCTTTACCATTTGCAGGACGGCGCAAAACGCTTCGGCGAGCTGCACACGCGCCTGCACAATGCTACCGAAGCGGTGTTGAGCCGCTGCCTGCAACAGTTGGAACGCGACGGCTTGGTGTCGCGGCAGGTGTTCGGCAGCAAGCCGCCACTGAAAAGCGAATACGCGCTCACGGATTTCGGGCGCAGCTTTCTGCCTGTGCTGGCTGCGCTGACCGAGTGGGGCAATCAGGTGATTGTGGCGCGGGGGAGTTTTGTGGATGAGGGGCGCGGATAA
- a CDS encoding DUF1269 domain-containing protein: MNKIIVAVFNQETEAAKLLNSLSELHRDGRISVYGTTVFAKDADGKISVKQLDGGSGAATLTGLLFGGLVGALAGPVGLLAGMALGGLGGSLVDLEDAGIDARFADEVAKVLTPGKVAVLADIQEEWTAPLDEAVAAAGGLLYRRNKADIADIQWQRDLAAYNAELDALEAELKTAAAEDKAKLQQHIADVKQKIADTQSAWQGKWEKTKQDAEAKLKTLQAQREAASAERKAKIDARIDAVKADLAERGSKLEKAGELVKEALKK, encoded by the coding sequence ATGAACAAAATCATCGTAGCCGTATTCAACCAAGAAACCGAGGCCGCCAAGCTGCTGAACAGCCTGTCGGAGCTGCACCGCGACGGCCGCATCAGCGTGTACGGCACCACCGTGTTCGCCAAAGACGCCGACGGCAAAATCAGCGTGAAACAGCTCGACGGCGGCAGCGGCGCGGCCACCCTTACCGGCCTGCTGTTCGGCGGCCTGGTCGGCGCGCTGGCCGGCCCCGTCGGCCTCTTGGCGGGCATGGCTCTGGGCGGCCTCGGCGGCTCGCTGGTGGATTTGGAAGACGCGGGCATCGACGCGCGTTTCGCCGACGAAGTGGCCAAAGTGCTCACCCCGGGCAAAGTGGCGGTTTTGGCCGACATCCAAGAAGAATGGACCGCCCCGCTGGATGAGGCCGTTGCCGCCGCAGGCGGGCTGCTCTACCGCCGCAACAAGGCCGACATCGCCGACATCCAGTGGCAGCGCGACCTGGCCGCCTACAATGCCGAGCTGGACGCGCTGGAAGCCGAGTTGAAAACCGCCGCCGCCGAAGACAAAGCCAAGCTGCAACAGCACATTGCCGACGTCAAACAGAAAATCGCCGACACCCAGAGCGCGTGGCAGGGCAAATGGGAAAAAACCAAACAGGATGCCGAGGCCAAACTCAAAACCTTGCAGGCACAGCGCGAAGCCGCGTCTGCCGAACGCAAAGCCAAAATCGACGCGCGCATCGACGCGGTGAAAGCCGATTTGGCCGAACGTGGCAGTAAGCTGGAAAAAGCGGGCGAGCTGGTGAAAGAAGCCTTGAAAAAATAA
- a CDS encoding GNAT family N-acetyltransferase encodes MNTPTLRLNRVRLEPLAPQHETALREAVCDGNIWELLVTTAPAPDQVAAYIQTALQTRTAFAVIDEDSGRIVGSTSLYNTDPAVPRADIGYTWYARSAQRTRINTCCKLMLLDYAFDTLGCTCVGWQTDILNTASQSAIERLGAKKDGILRRHKLRKDGSVRDTVVYSMLREEWPQAKAALEAKLAAFG; translated from the coding sequence ATGAACACCCCCACCCTGCGCCTGAACCGCGTCCGCCTCGAACCCCTCGCCCCGCAACACGAAACCGCCCTGCGCGAAGCCGTGTGTGACGGCAACATCTGGGAGCTTTTAGTCACCACCGCACCCGCACCCGATCAAGTGGCAGCCTATATCCAAACCGCCCTGCAAACACGCACCGCCTTTGCCGTTATCGACGAAGACAGTGGCCGCATCGTCGGCAGCACCTCGCTCTACAACACCGACCCCGCCGTCCCCCGTGCCGACATCGGCTACACCTGGTACGCCCGCTCCGCGCAGCGCACCCGCATCAACACCTGCTGCAAACTCATGCTGCTGGATTACGCCTTCGACACTCTCGGCTGCACCTGTGTCGGCTGGCAGACCGATATCCTCAACACCGCCTCGCAAAGCGCCATCGAACGGCTGGGCGCCAAAAAAGACGGCATCCTGCGCCGCCACAAACTGCGTAAAGACGGCAGTGTGCGCGACACCGTGGTTTACAGCATGCTGCGTGAAGAATGGCCGCAGGCCAAAGCTGCGCTGGAAGCAAAACTGGCGGCGTTTGGCTGA
- a CDS encoding patatin-like phospholipase family protein — MKPHTRRAFLAAAAALALAACPGGNTPQPQVKTPPRQKPQAVVAIALGGGASKGFAHIGILKVLKENGIPVKVVTGTSAGALVGSLYASGMSPDRMELEAEILGKTDLVDLTLSTSGFIKGDKLQEYVNRKVGGRPIEQFPLKFAAVATDFSSGRAVAFNRGNAGQAVRASAAIPNVFQPAVIGGRRYVDGGLVQPVPVTAARQQGANFVIAVDISAKPENAPDKSFFSYLDQTLNIMNTAALNSELGKADVVIKPRVQNFGAVGGFDQKAQAIKTGEAAARAALPEIKRKLAAYRY; from the coding sequence ATGAAACCGCACACCCGCCGCGCCTTCCTCGCCGCCGCAGCCGCCCTCGCCCTTGCCGCCTGCCCGGGCGGCAACACGCCGCAGCCGCAGGTGAAAACCCCGCCACGGCAGAAGCCGCAGGCCGTGGTCGCCATCGCCCTCGGTGGCGGCGCGTCCAAAGGCTTCGCCCACATCGGCATCCTCAAAGTGCTGAAAGAAAACGGCATTCCCGTGAAAGTGGTAACCGGCACCAGCGCGGGCGCACTGGTCGGCAGCCTGTACGCCTCCGGCATGTCGCCCGACCGCATGGAGCTGGAAGCCGAAATCCTCGGCAAAACCGATTTGGTCGACCTGACCCTCTCCACCAGCGGCTTCATCAAGGGCGACAAGCTGCAAGAGTATGTGAACCGCAAAGTCGGCGGCCGCCCGATCGAGCAGTTCCCGCTCAAATTCGCCGCCGTCGCCACCGACTTTTCCAGCGGCCGCGCCGTGGCCTTCAACCGGGGCAACGCCGGCCAGGCCGTGCGCGCCTCCGCCGCCATCCCCAACGTGTTCCAGCCGGCGGTGATCGGCGGGCGCAGATACGTGGACGGCGGCCTCGTCCAGCCCGTGCCGGTAACCGCCGCGCGGCAGCAGGGCGCGAACTTCGTCATCGCCGTGGACATCTCCGCCAAGCCCGAAAACGCGCCCGACAAGAGCTTCTTCTCCTACCTCGACCAAACGCTCAACATCATGAACACCGCCGCGCTCAACAGCGAACTGGGCAAAGCCGACGTGGTGATCAAACCGCGCGTGCAGAACTTCGGCGCGGTGGGCGGCTTCGACCAGAAGGCGCAGGCTATCAAAACCGGCGAAGCCGCCGCCCGCGCCGCCCTGCCCGAAATCAAACGCAAACTGGCGGCCTACCGCTATTGA
- a CDS encoding tetratricopeptide repeat protein translates to MDKPSAIIAAAAVSSLLAACTAPDPDPGSPAFEQSRTILNQGVALYQQGDYAAALPLFKQSAAMGNLKAPRYIGLMYLNGSGLSKDPARAFAQFQTAAAKGDITSQYWLGWCYEHGAGTAQNYAQALHWYQISAQRGDHIAAPP, encoded by the coding sequence ATGGACAAACCGTCAGCCATCATAGCTGCCGCAGCCGTATCCTCCCTGCTGGCCGCCTGCACCGCCCCCGACCCCGACCCGGGCAGCCCCGCCTTCGAGCAGTCGCGCACCATCCTCAATCAAGGCGTCGCCCTCTACCAGCAAGGCGACTACGCCGCCGCCCTGCCGCTGTTCAAACAGTCCGCCGCCATGGGCAACCTCAAAGCCCCGCGCTACATCGGCCTGATGTACCTCAACGGCAGCGGCCTATCCAAAGACCCCGCCCGCGCCTTCGCCCAATTCCAAACCGCCGCCGCCAAAGGCGACATCACCTCGCAATACTGGCTGGGCTGGTGCTACGAACACGGCGCCGGTACCGCGCAAAACTACGCCCAAGCCCTGCACTGGTACCAGATCTCCGCCCAACGCGGCGACCACATCGCCGCCCCGCCATGA
- the ruvA gene encoding Holliday junction branch migration protein RuvA, with protein sequence MISRLTGTLAEKHPPQIVIDVNGIGYEAEVSMQTFCALPPVGETVRLYTQLVVREDAHLLFGFADAEERAAFRQLVKVGGIGAKTALGILSAMNTAELAQAVAQEDVKRLSAAPGIGKKTAERMILELRGKLAPANVSGGLAAPAQQDGGEDIVQTLLALGYSEREARAAAKGIPPGTEVGEGVRLALKNLMK encoded by the coding sequence ATGATCAGCCGCCTCACCGGCACCCTTGCCGAAAAACACCCGCCGCAAATCGTCATCGACGTCAACGGCATCGGCTACGAAGCCGAAGTGTCCATGCAGACCTTCTGCGCCCTGCCGCCCGTGGGCGAAACCGTGCGCCTCTACACCCAGCTCGTCGTGCGCGAAGACGCCCACCTGCTGTTCGGCTTTGCTGACGCAGAGGAGCGCGCCGCCTTCCGCCAGCTGGTCAAAGTGGGCGGCATCGGCGCGAAAACCGCGCTGGGCATCCTCTCGGCCATGAACACCGCCGAGCTGGCGCAGGCCGTGGCGCAGGAAGACGTCAAACGCCTCTCCGCCGCCCCCGGCATCGGCAAAAAAACCGCCGAACGCATGATTTTGGAGCTGCGCGGCAAACTCGCCCCTGCAAACGTTTCAGGCGGCCTCGCCGCCCCCGCACAGCAGGACGGCGGCGAAGACATCGTGCAAACCCTGCTCGCCCTCGGATACAGCGAACGCGAAGCCCGCGCCGCCGCCAAAGGTATCCCGCCCGGCACCGAAGTGGGCGAAGGCGTGCGCCTCGCCCTGAAAAACCTGATGAAATAA
- a CDS encoding DUF2798 domain-containing protein — translation MKKLPKKYAGVMFSFYASAVMVLIVSGVLVALNTGLDAGHPLRLAKSYLITWPVAFASLLAVRPLVAKLVAASVEG, via the coding sequence ATGAAAAAACTGCCGAAAAAATACGCAGGCGTAATGTTTTCCTTTTACGCCTCGGCGGTGATGGTGCTGATTGTCAGCGGCGTGCTGGTCGCGCTCAACACGGGGCTGGACGCGGGCCATCCGCTGCGGCTGGCGAAGTCCTACCTGATTACCTGGCCGGTGGCCTTCGCCAGCCTGCTGGCCGTGCGCCCGCTGGTGGCAAAACTGGTGGCCGCGAGCGTGGAGGGCTGA